In Takifugu flavidus isolate HTHZ2018 chromosome 1, ASM371156v2, whole genome shotgun sequence, the DNA window TTTACACGTGAATAGTTTGGCTGAAAATGAAGTGCCAAAAAGCCTGATCATCTGACTCAGGTTAGGTAAGGAGATGAATGCATAATACACATTTAACAAGTAACAGTCAGCTTTACAGGTCATGTGGGAGATTTTTAATGAACCAGAAAATGTTTGACATTAACATGCCATTCTCTGACATGTTCTGCATCATCACAACTAGATGGCTGAAAATCTCACAATATGAAACATGTTCTTTGTATGTAGCCACTTAAAGACAAGCAAAAGATGTTTAAGGACCTTTAAACCTTTCCGTACACAACCAACTGGAAAGAAACCAGTTATAACAGTGAACACTGTGATGATTTAGAGCAAAGAAATCGGTTCTTGACTGCTCATCATACTGCAGAGACATTTTctgataaatgaataaaacattagcCTTtacctttaaacacatttaaaagcctGTTGCGAACTTGCGTCAGTTTGAGTCCATATATAAGAGGGTTCAGAATTGGTGGAAACAAGATAAACTGCAGAGCCATGAAATTCTTTACACCTGCTGACAGAGAGGGTGATCCGTACCTGGCATACATGAGGTCAAACAGCAGAGCAACTGTTACGTTAAGCAGGCAGAACAAATGTGGCACGCATGTCTGCGTAAACTTTTTCCTCCCGTCTCTTGATTTCACAGCAGATTTTAACAACGGCACGTATGAGCACATAATGAAAACATCATGgcagaaatagaataaaatgaaaatgtatcctaCAATATTGTTTGCCGTTATTGAATTGCAAGAAAGCTTAACAATTGACCAGTTTGCGCAATAGAGTTTGTCGATGTGGGAGTCACATAGTTGCAATAGAGAGGTCATTATGATCAAAACGGTCAAACAAAGCCAAGGCACCAGCCTGGagaaacacaccaacaaaaCAACCTTATGTTTAGTCATTAAAGAGTGATACTCCAGCGGGCGACATATAGCCAAATATCTGTCATAAGCCATGAGGGCCAGAATTGAGAAATCAGTTGAAGCATATGAGTATATAACAAAACCTTGTAACATGCAACCAGCATAAGATATGGTACGGTTGTTAGTCACTAAATCATATAAGAACTTGGGGTAAAAAGCTGCTGTCCCATAGAGACTATTAATGCACAAATTACACAGAAATATGTACATGGGTTCATGAAGTTTTTCCTCCAGTATAATGACCAAGATAAGAGCTCCATTTACAATCCAAATCAAACTGTAACACAAAAAGATGAAGGTGAAAATAA includes these proteins:
- the LOC130529399 gene encoding olfactory receptor 11H6-like, coding for MFLTETHKMTNKTNIFYLSGLNDVTTNRGLIFTFIFLCYSLIWIVNGALILVIILEEKLHEPMYIFLCNLCINSLYGTAAFYPKFLYDLVTNNRTISYAGCMLQGFVIYSYASTDFSILALMAYDRYLAICRPLEYHSLMTKHKVVLLVCFSRLVPWLCLTVLIIMTSLLQLCDSHIDKLYCANWSIVKLSCNSITANNIVGYIFILFYFCHDVFIMCSYVPLLKSAVKSRDGRKKFTQTCVPHLFCLLNVTVALLFDLMYARYGSPSLSAGVKNFMALQFILFPPILNPLIYGLKLTQVRNRLLNVFKGKG